A window of the Gossypium hirsutum isolate 1008001.06 chromosome A03, Gossypium_hirsutum_v2.1, whole genome shotgun sequence genome harbors these coding sequences:
- the LOC107963835 gene encoding E3 ubiquitin-protein ligase RZFP34 isoform X1 translates to MEGVCETKSCTTELKSVEFGNHENGSLMETGLGNYGCSHYRRRCKIRAPCCNEVFYCRHCHNESKNSPESSPLKQHDIPRHEVEKVICSLCDTEQDVQQYCINCGVCMGKYFCGKCKFFDDDVSKNQYHCVECGICRTGGKENFFHCNKCGCCYSNLMREVHRCIEKAMHHDCPICFEFLFDTMKDVTVLPCGHTMHLGCLREMEEHYRYSCPVCSKSICDMSKLWRKLDKEIASTPMPAVYQNKMVWILCNDCGATSNVQFHIVAHKCPSCESYNTRQTRGGAVGGSCSEMVR, encoded by the exons ATGGAAGGTGTATGTGAGACAAAGTCATGTACAACTGAGTTGAAATCTGTTGAATTTGGGAATCATGAAAATGGTTCTTTGATGGAGACTGGATTAGGGAATTATGG GTGTTCACATTATAGAAGAAGATGTAAGATCAGAGCACCTTGTTGCAATGAGGTTTTTTATTGCAGACATTGCCATAATGAATCTAAG aattcccCGGAATCTAGTCCTCTTAAGCAGCATGACATTCCACGCCATGAAGTTGAAAAg GTCATCTGCTCCCTATGTGACACAGAACAAGAT GTACAACAGTATTGCATCAATTGTGGAGTCTGTATGGGGAAGTACTTCTGTGGTAAATGTAAATTCTTTGATGATGAT GTTTCTAAAAACCAATATCACTGTGTTGAATGTGGCATATGCAG AACCGGAGGCAAGGAGAACTTCTTTCATTGCAACAAATGTG gatgttgttattcaaatttGATGAGGGAAGTACATCGTTGCATTGAGAAGGCAATGCACCACGATTGCCCTATTTGCTTCGAG TTTCTCTTCGACACAATGAAAGACGTAACCGTTTTACCTTGCGGACACACAATGCATTTGGGATGCTTGAGAGAAATGGAGGAACATTATAG GTACTCTTGTCCCGTTTGCTCAAAGTCTATCTGTGATATGTCGAAATTGTGGAGAAAGCTTGACAAAGAG ATTGCTTCAACCCCAATGCCTGCAGTATACCAAAATAAGATGGTATGGATTCTATGCAACGATTGTGGAGCCACTTCAAATGTACAGTTCCATATTGTGGCGCATAAATGCCCAAGTTGCGAGTCCTACAATACGAGACAGACGCGTGGAGGCGCCGTTGGTGGTTCCTGCTCTGAGATGGTGAGGTGA
- the LOC107963835 gene encoding E3 ubiquitin-protein ligase RZFP34 isoform X2 — MGVHIIEEDVRSEHLVAMRFFIADIAIMNLRIPRNLVLLSSMTFHAMKLKRSSAPYVTQNKMYNSIASIVESVWGSTSVVNVNSLMMITGGKENFFHCNKCGCCYSNLMREVHRCIEKAMHHDCPICFEFLFDTMKDVTVLPCGHTMHLGCLREMEEHYRYSCPVCSKSICDMSKLWRKLDKEIASTPMPAVYQNKMVWILCNDCGATSNVQFHIVAHKCPSCESYNTRQTRGGAVGGSCSEMVR, encoded by the exons ATGG GTGTTCACATTATAGAAGAAGATGTAAGATCAGAGCACCTTGTTGCAATGAGGTTTTTTATTGCAGACATTGCCATAATGAATCTAAG aattcccCGGAATCTAGTCCTCTTAAGCAGCATGACATTCCACGCCATGAAGTTGAAAAg GTCATCTGCTCCCTATGTGACACAGAACAAGAT GTACAACAGTATTGCATCAATTGTGGAGTCTGTATGGGGAAGTACTTCTGTGGTAAATGTAAATTCTTTGATGATGAT AACCGGAGGCAAGGAGAACTTCTTTCATTGCAACAAATGTG gatgttgttattcaaatttGATGAGGGAAGTACATCGTTGCATTGAGAAGGCAATGCACCACGATTGCCCTATTTGCTTCGAG TTTCTCTTCGACACAATGAAAGACGTAACCGTTTTACCTTGCGGACACACAATGCATTTGGGATGCTTGAGAGAAATGGAGGAACATTATAG GTACTCTTGTCCCGTTTGCTCAAAGTCTATCTGTGATATGTCGAAATTGTGGAGAAAGCTTGACAAAGAG ATTGCTTCAACCCCAATGCCTGCAGTATACCAAAATAAGATGGTATGGATTCTATGCAACGATTGTGGAGCCACTTCAAATGTACAGTTCCATATTGTGGCGCATAAATGCCCAAGTTGCGAGTCCTACAATACGAGACAGACGCGTGGAGGCGCCGTTGGTGGTTCCTGCTCTGAGATGGTGAGGTGA